The genomic window CAGGCTTACAACAAAGCCAACAGAGCTGACAGAATTGCTGCTTTCGGCGGCTGTGTTATTTTAAATCGCGCCTGTGACAAAGCCACCGCCGAAGCGATCAGCCACAATTATTTAGAAGTTGTCGCAGCTCCAGACTTCGAAGAAGGTGCCTTAGAAATCCTGCAAAGTCGAAAAAATTTACGCGTTATAAAAATCAGCCGCATTGACCGCCTCACCGATTTCGAAAAGTTCCGTTTCGTTGACTTCAAGAGCTTAATCGATGGCGGTATCATTGTTCAACAATCGGCTGTTAACTCTATACGCACCGTTAAAGATCTTAAACCTGCTGTAAGTACTTTCAAAGGCACTGAGTACAAAACAGTAAGGGAGCCCGATCAAAGAGAGATTGACGACATGCTTTTTGGCTGGGCTGTTGAGCACGGCGTTACGTCTAACTCTGTAATTTATGTCAAGAACGGCTGCACTGTCGGCATCGGTACCGGTGAACAGGATCGTGTTGGCGTTGCAGAGATTGCTGTCAACAAAGCATACGTTAAGTACTCTGACATCCTTTGCTTTGACAAATATGGAATCCCCTACGGCGATATGACCTTAGAAATACAGCAAGGCAAGAGGAACAAGTCAGACAAAGAAGCAATTGACCAGCAAGCCATTGCCGATAAGGCAGGCCTTCCTGGTTCAGTTATGATTTCCGATGCCTTCTTCCCATTCCGTGACGGGGCCGATGTTGGAATCAACCAAGGGGTTTCCGCCATACTGCAAGCCGGCGGCTCTCTTCGTGACTTTGAAACAATTGAAGCCTGTAACGCTGCTACCCCTCAGGTAGCAATGAAATTTACCGGCCAACGCTCATTCAAACACTAGGAAGAGTTCTTTAAAGTATCGTGGTAACACAAGATAATGATTCAGCAAAAGACCTGGGATCGCTTCTGCAATCAGTATTTCATGAAAAAAACTGGCAGGATCGCATGGAGATTCACCAGGTCTTTTTGTTTTGGGATATAGTCTTAGGAGAATTAGCCAGCCACGCGCAACCAGATATTATTCGAGATAATACCCTATGGGTAAAGGTATCAGACTCAGTTTGGATGCAACAATTACAGTTTGAAAAACAAACAATAATTGAACAAATTAATAGTGAGCTTAGCAGGCTTAGCAAAAAAAGTCGGGAAGGAACAAATTCAATCCCCCAAATTAACGATATCAAGTTTAAACTCGACCCCAGCTTCAGCCTTGCAAAGCAAAATCAAACTACCCAGGCACAAGAGCTGGAATCAAAAACTATTGATGAGTCTCGACTTAAATCATTTGAATCTACAGTAAAAAGTATTAATGACGAAAATATTGAAAAAAGTTTAAAAAGTTTATGGATTGCCATAGAGCAGAGAAAGATAAAAACAGACCATAATTAAAATAAATTTCGTTTTTTCATTGACTTAACCACCGTCAGTTTTGCATAATCAGAGTATTGTGTGGTATTGGTATCTTTTTTGCTTTACCTAAAGCGTAAGGTGTCCGATGGAGTTAGAGAGAAACGTACGCAACTAAACCGCCAATATTACTCACATCAACATTTCAGGTAGACATGGAAAACAACTTATATATTGTCCTTTCAGGTGAAAGAAAGCAGACAAAATCATATGCCATTTCAAAAAAGAAAATAAGGGCATTGATCTTCTTTTCAACCAGTCTAATGATAGTGCTATTCCTTTTTGGGGCTCTTGGCATCAAGTTTACAACTGAAAATATCCTCCTCAAATCGACACTTGCTACTACCCAAGACGAACTTCAATCTGCCAAAGCCTGGAACGAGCAGTTTGAGAACCGAATAACTAAACAAGTCGCAGAGAAAGAACGTCAGCTCCAATCAACGCTAGACAATCTACTCGATAAAAATGAAGAGAAAGAAACCCTTCTCAACAATGCCCTCACAGAGCTTAAAAGCCGAAGTAAAGTTATTGAGTCCATTCTTAAAACAGTTGGAATTAAAGTAAAAGAACCAAAAGAAACCTCCAATAGTGGTGGTCCTTTTGTTCCTCTGTCGGAAGACTCGCTGGACGATCTGACATTTACAATAGATCACTACCTTGAGACTATAAAAACACTCCCCTTGGGCCCGCCGGTATGGGGAGAAATTACCTCTGAATATGGTCGACGAATTGATCCGATCAACAACCAAGGTGCCTTTCATGCCGGCATTGACATCCGAGAAAGACTCGGTGCCAAAATAGTTACAACCGCCGATGGTATTGTTATAGAAAAAGGGTATACAAAAGGTGAGGGCAACTACCTTGTAATTGAGCATTCTGAGCATTTCAAAACACGATATTTCCACATGCAGAAGAGCCTTGTTTCGCGCGGAGATAAAGTTAAACGAGGACAAACGGTTGGTTTAGTTGGTAATACCGGAAGAAGCACTGGACCGCATCTTCACTACGAGATAATCTATCGCGGCCAATCAGTAAATCCTATTAATTACGTCCGAATTGCACGTAAAATACCTAATGCATAATAAATCATTGGTCGCTTCAACAAATCGAATATCATGAATCTTGCGAGGAATACCTATGAGTTTTTTTAAAAAGAATCCCTCTGAGCAAAGTCAGGAAAACAGTTCAGAAAACATCGCCATCAGTAGTATTATAGGCAATGGCATGAATGTCGTCGGAGATGTCAACTTTACCGGTAAACTTCGTCTCGACGGTCAAGTAAAGGGAAATATTAAGGGTGAATACCTTATCCTCGGTGAGACCGGTGTTGTCACCGGTGATATTGAGTCCGAAACATGCTCCCTGCAGGGTACAGTAAACGGGAATATCAATTCAAGGAATATGAACGTTATTAAAGGATGCCGCATTGAAGGCAATGTTTCGACAGTTAACCTTACTGTTGAGAAAGGTGCTTCAATAAATGGTGAAGTCAAAGTCGATGAAAAGGATCTGCGACTTGTCAAAAACGTTCTACCGTCAAATAATGAAAAAATTACTACTAAACCGCTATCAAAAGCCAGTTCTCAGTAGCAGAAAACATTGCTCAACAATCGATATAATCCAGACCTTTATTACAATTCACTTTATGATGCAAAATTAAAACTGCGTAAGGGCAACAAAAGTGAGGCTTTAGCCTCCTTTCAAGAGGCCAGTGCCTATAACAGCAAACGATCAACTCCTTACTATTATATTGGCCAAATCCTTGAGGAGTTTGGCCAATACGATATGGCCTTAAAAAAAGCCGTCGATGTTTCCCCTGCAAACACAGACAGAGCAATCAAACTCGGTAAATGCTTTTATGAATTAGGTAACATGAAAGAAAGCAAAAAATACCTGTTAAACGCCTCTGCAATGGTTCAAGACAGCTACGACAACCATGCTTAAAATTTCTCCATATATTTCGATACCTACTGATGAAATCATTTTGACCGCGACCCGCTCCCAAGGAGCAGGCGGTCAAAATGTCAATAAGGTTTCTACAGCAATACACCTTCGATTTAATATCAAAAGCTCTTCCTTGCCTGAGTTTTACAAAACAAGGTTACTCCACTTCGCTGACTCTCGTATTACAGCCGACGGAATAATTATAATTAAAGCTCAACAATTCCGTACCCAGGAAAAAAACAAAGAAGATGCGCTGCAACGACTACAACAAGTTATCCGTAATGCAACAGTAATTAAAAAAACTCGAAGAGCATCAAAGCCAACTACAGCTTCTCAAAGAAAAAGGGTTAATACAAAAACAAGACGAGGGTTGATTAAAACGCTGCGAGGTAAAATCATAAATTCCGAATAACGATAAAGAGATCTAATGCCCTAACATTATATGACTCAGCCCGGCCGAAATGATGGACCATCTTGACAAATTGGCAACTTCCGAATTTACCGCTTATAATTGACTTAGGTCAAAGCTAATTCCTGGCGAAGTAGATAGAGTCAAAAGGAATGAAAAACAATTGTACTAAAACAGATAAGCCGGAGTTTGTCCTATTCACTGCTACAAACCAAATTTTCGTGACAAAATACGACCGGAGCCCTAATAATGCATAAAACTTTGGTGTTATACCTACTACTGTTTACTATCGCTGTATTTTCTTCGTCGGGTTTAGCAGCAGAATCTGTCAAAGGTTGTCATTGCTTCAAGGACAGGACCTATAATCCTCTGGCTAAATTTGCAGCAGATGACTATATACTGGCAACAACGTTTAACAGCCTTTTATCAAAGTACTTTGGTATCTCAAAAAAACAGATAGTCTTACTGAAGATGCAAGGTTCTATCGGTCAAGATGATCTCATAATTGCCCTATCTCTATCAAAATTGTCAGTAATCCCCCTTGAAAAAATTCTTGATCTAAAAAATCAAAAAAAAACCTGGCAAGATGTGACAGCAGACCCAATGATATCCAATCTGCAACCATCTCATACCTTACAAGCTTTAAGGGCGGGCACTGTGCCCTCCGAAGTTGCAATAAATGCTGCAAACGAAATCATCAGCTCCTTTTTTTTAATTCCACCAGAGACAGTTAATCAACTAAGAGATAAGGGCCTTACAGAGAAAGAACTCGCATTACTTTTCATTCTTTCTTCTATCAGCGGCAGGTCTACAGAGGAACTCGAATTGCAGCA from Desulfobulbaceae bacterium includes these protein-coding regions:
- a CDS encoding IMP cyclohydrolase; the encoded protein is QAYNKANRADRIAAFGGCVILNRACDKATAEAISHNYLEVVAAPDFEEGALEILQSRKNLRVIKISRIDRLTDFEKFRFVDFKSLIDGGIIVQQSAVNSIRTVKDLKPAVSTFKGTEYKTVREPDQREIDDMLFGWAVEHGVTSNSVIYVKNGCTVGIGTGEQDRVGVAEIAVNKAYVKYSDILCFDKYGIPYGDMTLEIQQGKRNKSDKEAIDQQAIADKAGLPGSVMISDAFFPFRDGADVGINQGVSAILQAGGSLRDFETIEACNAATPQVAMKFTGQRSFKH
- a CDS encoding DUF721 domain-containing protein, producing the protein MVTQDNDSAKDLGSLLQSVFHEKNWQDRMEIHQVFLFWDIVLGELASHAQPDIIRDNTLWVKVSDSVWMQQLQFEKQTIIEQINSELSRLSKKSREGTNSIPQINDIKFKLDPSFSLAKQNQTTQAQELESKTIDESRLKSFESTVKSINDENIEKSLKSLWIAIEQRKIKTDHN
- a CDS encoding M23 family metallopeptidase, with protein sequence MENNLYIVLSGERKQTKSYAISKKKIRALIFFSTSLMIVLFLFGALGIKFTTENILLKSTLATTQDELQSAKAWNEQFENRITKQVAEKERQLQSTLDNLLDKNEEKETLLNNALTELKSRSKVIESILKTVGIKVKEPKETSNSGGPFVPLSEDSLDDLTFTIDHYLETIKTLPLGPPVWGEITSEYGRRIDPINNQGAFHAGIDIRERLGAKIVTTADGIVIEKGYTKGEGNYLVIEHSEHFKTRYFHMQKSLVSRGDKVKRGQTVGLVGNTGRSTGPHLHYEIIYRGQSVNPINYVRIARKIPNA
- a CDS encoding polymer-forming cytoskeletal protein → MSFFKKNPSEQSQENSSENIAISSIIGNGMNVVGDVNFTGKLRLDGQVKGNIKGEYLILGETGVVTGDIESETCSLQGTVNGNINSRNMNVIKGCRIEGNVSTVNLTVEKGASINGEVKVDEKDLRLVKNVLPSNNEKITTKPLSKASSQ
- the arfB gene encoding aminoacyl-tRNA hydrolase → MLKISPYISIPTDEIILTATRSQGAGGQNVNKVSTAIHLRFNIKSSSLPEFYKTRLLHFADSRITADGIIIIKAQQFRTQEKNKEDALQRLQQVIRNATVIKKTRRASKPTTASQRKRVNTKTRRGLIKTLRGKIINSE